The Coccidioides posadasii str. Silveira chromosome 3, complete sequence genome contains a region encoding:
- a CDS encoding uncharacterized protein (EggNog:ENOG410PT7I~COG:S~BUSCO:13266at33183) has product MSSSTVVASPKVLNFLQKLHAASLAQESSFSLSVFWVFKLFRDRFFKESWNTRDDDFMRDKFIALEPDKCEFLYLLARTTGALNIVEAGTSFGVSTIYLALAAGQNAAAKATSGPIIPGQGARVIATEKEPEKAKKARQHWKEAGEEVEPWITLLEGDLRELLPVEVNKTDQIDLLLLDIWTPMVLPALQAVQPKLRHGALIVADNTKMARSGYKDFFDYVNNPANGFKTMTTPFKGGLEVAVYLP; this is encoded by the exons ATGTCCTCCAGTACTGTTGTGGCTAGTCCGAAAGTCCTTAACTTTCTCCAAAAGCTCCATGCCGCTTCATTGGCCCAAGAATCCTCATTCTCTCTCAGCGTTTTTTGGGTCTTCAAGCTCTTCCGCGATCGGTTCTTCAAAGAAAGTTGGAATACCCGCGATGATGACTTCATGCGGGACAAATTCATTGCCCTCGAACCCGACAAGTGCGAGTTCCTCTATCTGCTCGCGCGGACCACCGGTGCGCTGAACATCGTCGAGGCTGGGACCAGCTTCGGTGTTTCAACCATATATCTGGCTCTTGCTGCTGGACAAAACGCTGCCGCAAAGGCTACCTCCGGCCCAATCATTCCCGGACAGGGAGCAAGGGTAATTGCTACCGAGAAAGAGCCGGAGAAAGCTAAAAAGGCAAGGCAACATTGGAAGGAAGCTGGTGAGGAAGTGGAACCGTGGATCACATTGTTGGAGGGAGATCTCCGCGAGTTGCTTCCCGTGGAGGTAAACAAAACTGATCAGATTGATCTCCTCTTGCTCGATA TTTGGACGCCAATGGTCCTCCCTGCCCTGCAGGCCGTCCAGCCAAAACTTCGCCATGGGGCGCTTATTGTTGCTGATAATACCAAAATGGCGCGATCGGGCTACAAAGATTTCTTTGACTATGTTAACAATCCAGCGAACGGGTTCAAGACAATGACGACGCCATTCAAGGGCGGGCTCGAGGTTGCGGTTTATCTCCCTTGA
- a CDS encoding uncharacterized protein (EggNog:ENOG410PFVE~COG:K~BUSCO:11225at33183) — MASAVSTPTASTPASPLPLAPALASRPPALSVKPIAAAGSPSPLVQRSVTSKEWIIPPRPKPGRKPATDTPPTKRKAQNRAAQRAFRERRAARVGELEEQIKKIEEENEQQETLMKAQISTLSKQLEDCRNELLWWKKRCQGLENDVVTERNAKDAVAKELQAIKARNPVESVPGGCENCSSARCQCIDDAFNVNPSRRQEDVLAPKRPHSPQQESSDKRQRPQPEIKTEPEELEIDFTSRFSLRRNTDNDVEVVSPSALFDPCGFCQDGTPCICAEMAADQSSEREKPQRPNKLVPIQNLDLSQFTPPPSDGDVFSDGLPSITSKPNPCANGPGTCAQCLSDPRSTLFCKSLAASRGAGNADPGCCGGSSPGEGCCQSRGSSQNDKGNSVLKDNPPSTPPITLSCADTFTTLSRHPNFARASDEINTWLPRLHTLPIPRGLPSSVRNRPAMEVEAASVMAALEGLIRLRGDEKSFRDMALSLQWV, encoded by the exons ATGGCATCTGCTGTGAGTACGCCAACCGCTTCTACCCCCGCCTCGCCGCTACCGTTAGCCCCGGCATTGGCCTCACGCCCCCCAGCTCTCTCGGTGAAGCCAATCGCAGCCGCAGGCTCTCCTTCTCCCTTAGTACAACGCTCTGTTACGTCAAAGGAGTGGATTATTCCCCCACGACCAAAGCCTGGCCGCAAGCCAGCCACGGATACCCCCCCAACAAAGCGAAAGGCTCAAAACCGCGCCGCTCAAAGAGCCTTTCGGGAAAGAAGAGCAGCGAGAGTGGGAGAATTAGAAGaacaaattaaaaaaattGAGGAGGAAAACGAGCAACAAGAGACGTTGATGAAAGCACAAATAAGCACACTATCGAAACAACTAGAAGACTGTAGAAACGAATTATTATGGTGGAAAAAGCGCTGTCAGGGACTTGAAAACGACGTTGTTACAGAGAGAAACGCTAAAGATGCTGTGGCCAAGGAACTCCAAGCTATCAAAGCACGGAATCCGGTCGAATCTGTCCCTGGTGGATGTGAAAATTGTTCCTCCGCCAGATGTCAATGCATTGATGACGCATTCAACGTAAACCCTTCACGGCGGCAAGAGGATGTTTTAGCGCCAAAGCGACCACACTCCCCACAGCAGGAGTCATCAGATAAACGGCAGAGACCTCAACCTGAAATTAAAACCGAACCAGAAGAACTAGAGATAGATTTTACATCGCGGTTCTCCCTTCGTCGCAATACGGATAACGACGTGGAAGTCGTCTCCCCGAGCGCTCTCTTTGATCCGTGCGGATTTTGCCAGGATGGAACCCCGTGTATTTGTGCTGAAATGGCTGCGGATCAATCTTCGGAGAGAGAAAAGCCCCAGAGGCCCAACAAACTTGTCCCTATCCAAAACCTCGACCTCTCTCAATTTACCCCTCCTCCCTCGGATGGAGATGTGTTTTCTGACGGTCTTCCCTCTATAACTAGCAAGCCAAATCCGTGTGCGAATGGACCTGGTACCTGTGCACAATGCCTCTCAGATCCAAGAAGCACCTTGTTTTGCAAGAGTCTAGCGGCATCACGAGGCGCAGGTAATGCCGACCCCGGATGTTGTGGAGGAAGTAGTCCAGGAGAAGGCTGCTGTCAATCGCGAGGATCATCCCAGAATGACAAAGGGAATAGCGTATTGAAGGATAACCCGCCATCAACTCCTCCAATTACATTAAGCTGTGCGGACACTTTCACCACACTTTCGCGACACCCAAATTTTGCTCGTGCATCAGACGAGATAAACACATGGCTCCCACGGCTACATACTCTTCCAATTCCTCGAGGGCTCCCTTCCTCGGTCAGAAATCGTCCTGCGATGGAAGTGGAAGCCGCCAGCGTCATGG CCGCTCTCGAGGGGCTAATACGGCTTAGAGGCGATGAGAAATCGTTTAGGGATATGGCGTTGAGTCTTCAATGGGTGTAA